Proteins encoded together in one Nostoc sp. PCC 7524 window:
- a CDS encoding 6-pyruvoyl trahydropterin synthase family protein — MPKWKVVTEFTFNAAHYIRDYNGPCGRMHGHNYQVRIEVTSTQLHASQYCPHPVMVADFRTLRWAKQDSTKGGLDHGVLNEVMPAEYETTAEMIAKYIYDETKKRVPPDVQLKVHVSETPNSWVEYED, encoded by the coding sequence ATGCCTAAATGGAAAGTTGTAACAGAATTTACCTTTAATGCTGCCCACTACATCAGAGATTATAATGGCCCCTGTGGCCGGATGCACGGGCATAATTATCAAGTCCGCATAGAAGTTACATCTACACAATTACACGCTTCACAATATTGTCCACACCCGGTAATGGTAGCTGATTTTAGAACTTTACGCTGGGCAAAACAAGACTCTACAAAAGGAGGACTTGATCATGGTGTTCTCAACGAAGTCATGCCTGCTGAATATGAAACAACCGCAGAGATGATTGCTAAATATATCTACGATGAAACGAAAAAGCGAGTACCGCCAGATGTGCAGCTAAAAGTTCATGTTTCAGAAACACCTAATAGCTGGGTAGAATACGAAGATTGA
- the ribD gene encoding bifunctional diaminohydroxyphosphoribosylaminopyrimidine deaminase/5-amino-6-(5-phosphoribosylamino)uracil reductase RibD encodes MDNFPVVAQAGAYQPHNNQQDEFLARSPLGSDSPTPQQVGSDFDRAMMQRCLELARRALGRTSPNPLVGAVVVKDGKIVGEGFHPRAGEPHAEVFALRAAGDLARGATVYVNLEPCNHYGRTPPCSEGLIAAGVAKVVVGMVDPNPLVAGGGIARLRAAGVEVLVGVETPACQQLNEAFVHRILHKRPLGILKYAMTLDGKIATTSGHSAWVTNQAARSEVHQLRAACDAVVVGGNTVRQDNPYLTSHQEGAHNPLRVVMSRRLNLPTDARLWQTSDAPTLVLTEVGANLDLQKFLLHQGVEVVELPALTPQAAMDCLYERGFCSVLWECGGTLAASAIAQGAIQKILAFIAPKIIGGNHAPTPVGDLGLTTMTEALLLERVRWRVVGSDCLVEGYLPQKH; translated from the coding sequence ATGGATAACTTTCCAGTGGTTGCTCAAGCAGGTGCATACCAACCTCATAATAATCAGCAAGATGAATTTTTAGCGCGATCGCCCCTTGGTTCTGATTCACCAACGCCGCAACAGGTAGGTAGCGACTTTGATCGCGCTATGATGCAACGGTGTTTGGAACTTGCCCGCCGGGCTTTGGGACGCACTTCACCGAATCCGTTGGTGGGGGCAGTGGTTGTTAAAGATGGGAAAATTGTGGGGGAAGGGTTTCATCCCCGTGCAGGTGAACCTCATGCAGAGGTTTTTGCCCTCAGAGCCGCCGGAGACTTGGCTCGTGGCGCTACTGTATATGTCAATCTTGAGCCTTGTAATCACTACGGACGTACCCCCCCTTGTTCGGAGGGTTTAATTGCGGCTGGTGTGGCTAAGGTGGTGGTGGGGATGGTTGATCCCAATCCTTTGGTTGCTGGCGGTGGTATTGCTCGGTTGCGTGCGGCTGGGGTAGAGGTGTTGGTGGGGGTAGAAACGCCAGCCTGTCAACAGCTAAATGAGGCGTTTGTTCACCGCATTCTTCACAAACGACCTTTGGGGATTTTAAAATATGCCATGACTTTAGATGGTAAAATTGCCACTACTTCTGGTCATAGTGCTTGGGTGACAAATCAGGCTGCCAGGAGTGAAGTTCACCAACTGCGAGCGGCTTGTGATGCTGTGGTTGTAGGTGGTAATACAGTCCGTCAAGATAATCCCTATTTAACTAGCCATCAGGAGGGGGCGCATAATCCCTTACGAGTGGTGATGAGCCGACGGCTGAATTTGCCGACAGATGCCCGCCTGTGGCAAACTTCTGATGCTCCCACTTTGGTATTGACGGAAGTAGGTGCTAATTTAGATTTGCAAAAATTTTTGCTGCATCAAGGGGTAGAGGTGGTAGAGTTACCAGCGTTGACACCGCAAGCAGCAATGGATTGTTTGTATGAGCGAGGTTTTTGTAGTGTGCTGTGGGAATGTGGTGGTACACTAGCCGCTAGTGCGATCGCTCAAGGCGCAATACAAAAAATCTTAGCCTTTATTGCCCCAAAAATAATTGGTGGTAATCATGCACCCACACCTGTAGGTGACTTAGGTTTGACTACGATGACTGAGGCATTGCTTTTAGAACGTGTCCGTTGGCGCGTCGTTGGTTCTGATTGTTTGGTAGAAGGTTATTTACCTCAAAAGCATTAA
- the mreD gene encoding rod shape-determining protein MreD, protein MKIPSLSGKPKPPQRRGKFQTRRLADWHPGLLHLLDLAVTFGSVVLCLLLLPTRFPGMELLGIGPNWLLIWVVAWSINRSVWAGTFAGIVLGLLQDAMTSPEPSHAITLGLVGLITGMMQKQRFIQEDFISIALIVFVMVIVAETVFGLLLTLAGDRSTEYIWSYYQRVTLASAILSSLWAPVLYYPLNSWWQKMKMVNSQ, encoded by the coding sequence GTGAAGATACCTTCATTGAGTGGTAAGCCAAAACCACCACAGCGCCGAGGCAAATTCCAAACAAGAAGATTGGCGGATTGGCATCCGGGTTTGTTGCATCTGCTAGATTTGGCAGTGACATTTGGATCTGTGGTTTTGTGTTTGCTATTGTTACCAACGCGATTTCCCGGTATGGAATTATTGGGGATTGGGCCTAATTGGCTGTTAATTTGGGTGGTAGCTTGGAGTATTAATCGTTCAGTTTGGGCAGGAACTTTCGCAGGCATTGTTTTAGGTTTACTTCAGGATGCCATGACATCACCTGAACCTTCCCACGCCATCACTTTGGGATTAGTGGGATTGATCACCGGGATGATGCAAAAACAACGATTTATCCAAGAAGATTTTATTTCTATTGCCTTAATTGTCTTTGTGATGGTAATTGTGGCGGAGACTGTGTTTGGGTTGCTATTAACTTTAGCAGGCGATCGCTCCACAGAATACATCTGGTCATACTATCAGCGTGTCACCTTAGCTTCTGCTATTCTTAGTAGTCTTTGGGCCCCTGTGTTGTATTATCCCCTCAATAGTTGGTGGCAAAAAATGAAAATGGTTAATAGTCAATAG